A window of Diospyros lotus cultivar Yz01 chromosome 14, ASM1463336v1, whole genome shotgun sequence contains these coding sequences:
- the LOC127790372 gene encoding metallothionein-like protein type 2 — MSCCGGNCGCGSGCQCGSGCGGCKMYPDLTYSEKTTTETLLVGVAPQKKYFEASEMGVGAENGGCQCGSKCSCDTCTCK; from the exons ATGTCTTGCTGTGGAGGAAACTGCGGCTGCGGCTCTGGCTGCCAGTGCGGCTCCGGCTGTGGAGG GTGCAAGATGTATCCTGACCTGACCTACTCAGAGAAGACCACCACTGAGACCCTTCTTGTTGGCGTTGCACCCCAGAAGAA ATACTTTGAGGCATCTGAGATGGGTGTGGGGGCTGAGAATGGCGGCTGCCAGTGCGGCTCCAAGTGCAGCTGCGACACCTGCACTTGCAAATGA